A genomic window from Sphingomonas taxi includes:
- the thrS gene encoding threonine--tRNA ligase: MSAMFRITLPDGSVREVAPGTTPADVAAAIGPGLAKAALAARIDGQVRDLNRPFEGDTNLALVTAKDEADALELVRHDLAHVMAEAVQHLFPGTQITFGPATDDGFYYDFAPKDRPFTEEDLPAIEAEMCRIIAKNEPFTREVWTREQLIETWTQQGETFKAEWAAELPDNEELTIYRQGAWLDMCRGPHMASTGKLDPQAFKLTRVSGAYWRGDQKNAMLSRIYGTGWLNKKQLDQHLFMLEEAAKRDHRKIGQEMDLFHLQSEAQGSVFWHPKGFILWRQLEAYMRRRLDAADYAEVKTPQLMDAKQWEQSGHWGKYRENMFVVPDEVPNTEDEGAVLSGEGDLMALKPMNCPAHVLIFKQGIKSYRDLPIRMAEFGCCHRNEPHGALHGIMRVRQFTQDDAHIFVREDQLVDEVRKFCELLDSVYKHLGFDSYAIKLALRPEKRFGSEEMWDWAEQSLRDAVAATGRDTPEYGWEELPGEGAFYAPKLEFHLTDAIGRTWQVGTIQTDTVLPERLDASYVGEDGNRHRPIMLHRAILGTFERFIGILIEHHAGRFPLWLSPVQAVVATIVSDADGYAEQVAATLRKAGIRVETDLRNEKINYKVREHSVAKVPVLLVVGKREAEEGKLAVRRLGSQAQQIVTVDEVVAMLREEATPPDLR; this comes from the coding sequence ATGTCCGCCATGTTCCGTATCACGCTGCCCGACGGTTCCGTCCGCGAGGTTGCGCCCGGGACTACCCCGGCGGACGTCGCCGCCGCGATCGGGCCCGGCCTCGCCAAGGCGGCGCTGGCCGCGCGGATCGATGGTCAGGTGCGCGATCTCAACCGGCCGTTCGAGGGCGACACCAATCTCGCGCTGGTCACCGCGAAGGACGAGGCCGACGCGCTCGAACTCGTCCGCCACGATCTCGCGCACGTCATGGCCGAGGCGGTGCAGCATCTGTTCCCCGGCACGCAGATCACCTTCGGCCCGGCGACCGACGACGGTTTCTATTACGACTTCGCGCCCAAGGATCGTCCCTTCACCGAGGAGGACCTGCCCGCGATCGAGGCGGAGATGTGCCGCATCATCGCCAAGAACGAGCCGTTCACGCGCGAAGTGTGGACGCGCGAACAGCTGATCGAGACCTGGACGCAGCAGGGCGAGACGTTCAAGGCCGAATGGGCCGCCGAACTGCCCGACAACGAGGAACTGACGATCTATCGTCAGGGTGCATGGCTCGACATGTGCCGCGGGCCGCATATGGCCTCGACCGGCAAGCTTGACCCACAAGCCTTCAAGCTGACGCGCGTGTCGGGCGCCTATTGGCGCGGCGACCAGAAGAACGCGATGCTTAGCCGCATCTACGGCACCGGCTGGCTCAACAAGAAGCAGCTCGACCAGCATCTCTTCATGCTGGAGGAGGCGGCGAAGCGCGACCATCGCAAGATCGGCCAAGAGATGGACCTGTTCCATCTCCAGTCGGAGGCGCAGGGGTCGGTCTTCTGGCACCCCAAGGGCTTCATCCTGTGGCGCCAGCTCGAAGCCTATATGCGCCGCCGGCTCGACGCCGCCGATTATGCCGAGGTGAAGACGCCGCAGTTGATGGACGCCAAACAGTGGGAGCAATCCGGCCACTGGGGCAAGTATCGCGAGAACATGTTCGTCGTCCCCGACGAGGTACCCAATACCGAGGATGAGGGCGCGGTGCTGTCGGGCGAGGGCGATCTGATGGCGCTCAAGCCGATGAACTGCCCGGCGCACGTGCTGATCTTCAAACAGGGGATCAAGAGCTATCGCGACCTGCCGATCCGCATGGCCGAATTCGGCTGCTGCCACCGCAACGAGCCGCACGGCGCGCTGCACGGCATCATGCGCGTCCGCCAATTCACGCAGGACGACGCGCATATCTTCGTGCGCGAGGACCAGCTCGTCGATGAGGTGCGCAAATTCTGCGAACTGCTCGACTCGGTCTACAAGCATCTCGGCTTCGACTCTTATGCGATCAAGCTGGCGCTGCGCCCCGAGAAGCGCTTCGGCTCCGAGGAAATGTGGGATTGGGCGGAACAGTCGCTGCGCGACGCGGTCGCCGCGACGGGCCGTGACACGCCTGAATATGGCTGGGAGGAACTGCCGGGTGAGGGCGCCTTCTATGCACCCAAGCTAGAATTCCACCTGACCGATGCGATCGGCCGGACGTGGCAGGTCGGCACGATCCAGACCGACACCGTGCTGCCCGAGCGACTCGATGCGAGCTACGTCGGCGAGGACGGCAACCGTCACCGCCCGATCATGCTCCACCGCGCGATCCTCGGCACGTTCGAGCGGTTCATCGGCATCCTGATCGAGCATCACGCCGGCCGTTTCCCGCTCTGGCTGTCGCCGGTGCAGGCGGTGGTCGCGACGATCGTCTCGGACGCCGACGGCTATGCCGAGCAGGTGGCGGCGACGTTGCGCAAGGCGGGCATCCGGGTCGAGACCGACCTCAGGAACGAGAAGATCAACTACAAGGTGCGCGAACATTCGGTGGCGAAGGTCCCGGTGCTGCTCGTCGTCGGCAAGCGCGAGGCGGAGGAGGGCAAGCTCGCCGTCCGCCGTCTCGGCAGCCAGGCGCAGCAGATCGTGACGGTCGACGAGGTGGTCGCTATGCTGCGCGAGGAGGCGACTCCGCCCGATCTGCGCTAA
- the infC gene encoding translation initiation factor IF-3 encodes MMRRPNQAPPMNGPRFNEWIVSPKVRVIDHEGENLGVMYTREAMAQAQELGLDLVEVSPNADPPVAKFLDVGKFKYEAQKKANLARKSQKTQEIKEIKMRPNIDDHDYDTKMKKVVEFIEEGDKVKVTMRFRGRELSHGQLGMAVLQRVAEQVAEVAKVEAYPRMEGRQMLMVLAPK; translated from the coding sequence ATGATGCGCCGACCGAATCAGGCGCCGCCAATGAATGGCCCTCGTTTCAACGAGTGGATCGTCAGCCCCAAGGTTCGCGTGATCGACCATGAGGGCGAGAATCTCGGCGTGATGTACACGCGCGAGGCGATGGCGCAGGCGCAGGAACTCGGCCTGGATCTGGTCGAGGTGTCGCCGAACGCGGATCCGCCCGTCGCCAAGTTCCTCGATGTCGGCAAGTTCAAGTACGAGGCGCAGAAGAAGGCGAACCTCGCCCGCAAGTCGCAGAAGACGCAGGAGATCAAGGAGATCAAGATGCGTCCGAACATCGATGACCACGATTACGACACCAAGATGAAGAAGGTCGTCGAGTTCATCGAGGAGGGCGACAAGGTCAAGGTCACGATGCGCTTCCGTGGTCGCGAGCTGAGCCACGGCCAGCTCGGCATGGCGGTGCTGCAGCGCGTCGCCGAACAGGTCGCCGAGGTCGCCAAGGTCGAGGCCTATCCGCGTATGGAAGGCCGTCAGATGCTGATGGTGCTCGCGCCCAAGTAA